The genomic segment CTTCCAGGGCGCAGATCATGACCGACCCGGAGGCGGTGTCCATAAGGGTGGTAATGGCACCACCATGAATCACGCCGGTGTCCGGGTTACCAATGATCTTGTCGCTGTACGGCAGTTCCATGACCAGGTAACCCTCGCCCGCTTCCTTTGCACTCAGGCCCAGTTCACAGGCCTGGTTGAGGGTGTTCACAAACCGGTTAACCCGGTTAATTCGGGTTTCATCGTTCATTCAGGGATGTCCTGCAATTCAGCTTTTCGGAGTGGTTTCTGCAGCCTGCTTACCAGGCACGGGTTCTTCGAACACTTTCCCGGCACGCAGGGCAGCCAACGCATCAGACTGGAATTCCCGACGGTAGAGTACGACAACCACCAGGGTAGAAGCCGCGATAAACACCATGGGATGGATAAACCAGGCCACCACGGCCAGGGCGTAATAATAGGACCGCAACCCAAGGTTAAACGCGTCCCCTGCCAGGTTGCAGATGTTGCCGGCACTGCGGGCAAAGGCCTCCCGGGCGGCGGGGCTGGTTTTGGTGTCGTCCGGTAGGGGCGCGCTGCCTATCATCACCGCCACAAAGTTGTACATGCGCATGGACCAGGTGAACTTGAAGAAGGCATAAACGAACACCACCAGCAATACCACCAGTCGAAGCTCCCAGATTTCCCGGGTGGGCACAGGGCTGAAAGGCATGGTGGCGAACACTTCCATAGCTTCTCGGGTGTACCCAAGGGCGGTGATGATACCAGCCAGTATCAGCAGGCAGCTGGATGCGAAGAAGGCACCATTGCGCTCAAGATTACCGACCACGGAAGCGTCCGATATCCGGTTCTCCCGCTTGAGCATTACCCGCATCCAGTCTTCGCGGTACATATCCAGCGTGTTTGAGAGGCAGGCGCGAGTACTTGCCCGATTTCGGGAATACCAGGTGTAGCCTACCCAGCACACCAGAAACCAGAACAAAGCAATGAGTTCCAGGTAATAGCCCATGCGTGGTTGTCGATCCGTTGTAACGTATATGGCAGAGAGGTTGCGTGACAATGATACGCGAAGGTGCATGAACCGGCCACAACCCGGGTGGTCTGACACTAAAACACCGGTCGTACTGTGCTATATAATGAAACACCCAAATCAACAATTGCGCGTCCACGGAACCGGTCGCCCAAAGGAGTCGGATGTGAACCCCGGACAAATTCTGAGACTGACGTTACTCTCGGTGATGTTTCTTGCCATCGCGGGCTGTGCCGTAAACCCGGTCACCGGCAAAAAGCAGCTGTCTTTGATCCCTGAAAGCCAGGAATTGGCGCTCGGGGCCGAGCACTACACCCCAACCCAGCAAACCCAGGGTGGGCAGTTTTATCTGGACCCGGAATTGACAGTCTATGTTCGCGAAGTCGGCATGAAGCTGGCTCGGGTTAGTGATCGCCCCGATTTGCCGTACGAGTTTGTGGTACTCAATAGCAGCGTACCCAATGCCTGGGCCTTGCCGGGGGGCAAGATCGCCATCAACCGGGGCCTGCTGGTCAAGTTTGAGGATGAGGCCCAGTTAGCCGCTGTGATGGGGCATGAGATTGTCCACGCTGCGGCGCGGCACAGCGTGCAACGCATGCAACAGGGCATGCTGATCAGCGCTGGCGTCGCCGGCCTTGGTTTTGCGCTGTCTGATAACGAGTGGGCCGGGCTGATTATGGGCGGCGCGGCCGTGGGCGCCCAGCTGGCTCTCGCACAGTACAGCCAGGGTGATGAGCTGGAATCCGACCACTACGGCATTCGTTACATGAAAGCCGCCGGTTACGACCCTCAGGCAGCGGTTGAGCTGCAAGAGCTGTTTCTGGAATTATCCCAGGGCAGGCAGACAAGTTGGCTGGACGGCATGTTCGCCACCCACCCGCCTTCAGCCAGGCGGGTTCGGGAGAACCAGGCCCTGGCCTCAGAGCTGGGAACCGGTGGCTTCCGGGGCCGCGACATTTACCAACGGCGCATTGCCCTGCTGAAAGAACTCCAACCCGCCTATGACGCCCACGATAAAGCCATGGAACTGGCATCCAAAGGTGATATGAAAGCCGCCCTTGATTCCATCAACAAGGCGATCGAGCTGGAACCGCGCGAGGCCATGTTCTTCGCCCTCAGGGGGCGGATCTACAAAGAACAGAAGCAAACAGAGAAAGCCCAGGCGGATTTCGACAAGGCGGTGTCGCTATACCCGGAGATGTTCCAGTACCAGCTCTACAACGGCCTGAACTCACTGGCCATGAATAATCTGGACAAAGCCCGTGGGCACCTTGAGCGGGCCAATCAGGTGGTGCCTACCTCCATTGCCTATCTGCGGCTTGGCGATATTGCCAGCCGTCAGAACCGTCGGAATGACGCCATTGGCCATTACTCGAAAGCCGCCGAAGCCGGCGGCGATGTGGGCGAGGAAGCCAAAAGAAAACTAGCCGATCTGTCCCAATAGCAAACACGTGGCGGGGATAAAAACCGGGGGCTTAACGCTCCCGGTTTTTTTATGGCTAAAGCATTTGCCACGCTGACGCAAAAAAGCCGTCACAGATTGCATTGACATTTAGAGCAATAACTCTAAAAATCAGTCAAACAAACAACAATCGGATGGCGATCATGCTCGTAAAGCGACTTCAACCGATGATTTCCCACGCAAGGCGGTCCTATGTGGAACTGATGTTCCAGGTAATGGGCCGGGCCCTGCAGGCAATCAGCGAAGTAGACGAACAAACCCGGAACGAAACTCGCGCCCTGCCCGAAGGATTTCTGTTCGAGATGCAGGTGATGCCCAATGGCCCCAAGCTGATCGTTGAGCACACCGGAGATGGCAAACTGCATTTCCACGGCGACAGCGCTCCCCGGCCGGTGGACCTTTCCATTCAGTTCAAGCATATGGCCCATGCGTTCCTGGTACTGTCCTTCCAGGAAAAGACCTCGGTGGCCTTTGCCAACGACCGCATGCTGGTAGATGGTGATGTCAGTTACGCCGTGCGTATGACCCGTGTGCTCAACCGCCTGGAGTCATTCATCCTACCCAAGCTGGTCGCACAGCGAGCGGTCAAGGAATACCCAGCCAACCTGCATCTGCCTGAAAAACTGATCAGCGGTGCCCGCATCTACCTGAAAGTCGCCACCAACTTTGTCGAGACAGTGAGAGCATAATGACCAACAAATACTACGAGTTCTTCTGCCCGGTAAAAGTGATTGCCGGCAAAGCTGCCCTGGAACACATTCCGTTTGAATTGACCGGCCTGGCCGCCAAGCGCCCGATGATTGTTACCGATAAGGGTGTTCGGGCGGCAGGCCTGCTTGACCCTGTGATTGCCGCTTGCGAAGAAAGCGGACTGGAAGTCGTCTCTATTTATGACGACGTACCCCCGGATTCCTCCACAACGGTGGTTCGCGATATCGCCACGGTTTACCGCAAGGAAAAGTGCGATTCCATTATTGCCGTGGGCGGCGGTTCCGCCATTGATACCGGCAAAGCCGTCAACATTCTGGTTTCCGAAGGTGGCGATGACATCGCCAAGTACAGTGGCGCAGGTATTCTGAAGCATCCCCTGAAGCCCTTCTTCGTGGTACCAACCACAGCCGGAACGGGCTCTGAAGTCACATCCGTTGCCGTGATTACCGATGAGAAAAAAGGCGCGAAGCTGCCGTTCACCTCATCGTTCCTGTTGCCGAATGCGGCGATCATCGACCCACGGATGACGCTGACCCTGCCTCCCCATATCACCGCCGCAACCGCCATGGATGCCATGACTCACGCGGTGGAAGCGTTTACCTGCATGGCCAAGAATCCGCTGAGCGATGCCTACGCCACGGCTGCCATCAAAAAGGTGAGCCAGTCACTTCTGGCGGTGATGGACAACCCCAAAGACGAGAACGGGCGGCTTGAACTGGCCCAGGCCTCTACCATGGCCGGCATTGCCTTCTCCAACTCCATGGTTGGGCTGGTACACTCCCTGGGCCACGCAACCGGCGCGATCTGCCACCTGCCCCATGGCCTGTGCATGAGCCTGTACCTGCCGTATGTGCTCGAATTCAATATTGAAAGCATCCGTGAACCCCTGGGCGAACTGCTGCTCTACCTGGAAGGACCGGAAGTATACTCGGCAACCCCTGCAGCCCGCCGTGCCGAGGCCAGCATTTCTGCCATCCGCAAGCTCAGGGACGCACTGCATAAACGCTGTGAGCTGCCCCGTACCCTGAAGGAAACCGGCAAGGTGCTGGAGAGTCAGCTGGAGGCCATCGCCGAAATGGCGCTGGATGACGGCTCCATCATGTTCAACCCGCGGGAAGTCACCAAGGAAGACGCCCTTGCCGTGCTGCGGCGCGCCTGGGCCTGATCGCAGAGTTAGCTGGGCTAACCCATCGTTCGATGGGTTAGCCTAAAGCCAGATTCACAATAATTGATTTATAGTAGGAAGTCGTTACTATTTAGCAAGGTTCTGGCAGGGAGTTGGCCGGGTAAGTTTGATCGATATACCGCAGTGGCCTGCAACAACCTGAGTTTCTTTGAATGAAAGATCTATTGTCCAGAGCATCGCTTTTTTCACGCCGTAGCCTTGCCATCCTGACGGCGAGCCTGTGCCTGTCCATGGCGGCACACAGTGGCGAAGACCAATCCGGGACCTTCCGTTTCAACATATCCCCCAACGGCTATCCCCCATACCTGATTGTGGATGGTGAGAAGCCCTCCGGCATCATGTGGGACGTGGTCGCGCTGATCGTGCCGCGCCTCGGTTACGATCTGGAGTTCATGAAAATTCCAAGAAAGCGGGTCGACCAGATGCTGGCCGACGGTTTCCTGGACGGCACCCCCCGTGCCATCGAATGGACGGAAAAGCCCGAGCAGTATCTGTTCACCAACCCGGTTGTCCATGTAGAAGAAGTGTTCTTCTTCGCAAACGGTGCCGAATTTGAGTACAACCACCCGAGCGACCTGTTCGGAAAAACCGTGGTTACTCACCTGGGCTACATGTACCCTGCTCTTGATTCCTACTTCGAAAGTGAACAGATTCGGCGTTTTGACGTCTCCCGTGACCGGGATATGTTCCGGTTTCTGCTGCACGGCGAGCGCTTTGATACCGCCCTGGCTGATCGACTTGTCGGCCAGTGGATTCTGAAAACCGAGGGCATGGCAGAACATTTCAGCAGCTCCGAGACTGCCATCAGCCAGTATGGTTTCCGGATCATGGTTCGCCCGGAGTGGACGGAGTTCGTGCAGGCCTTCAACGAGGAGCTGCAGAGGGTTCGCGAGAACGGCGAGCTACAGGCCATTCTCGCGAACTATCGCTGACAGTTTATTCCAGCCGCCGCAACAGCAGCATGGGTGACACACTGAGAACCGGGCGCAACTGCCAGCGCCCGAACAACGCCAGCAGCATTGCGCTGATGAAAGGAATGGGCAGCATCACCTGCCAGTGCCAGCGGAAATTGCCCTCAAACATCCGGAGCTGTAGCGCATAGACCGCAGCCTCTGCCGCAAGAACCCCCATGATACCCGCCACAAAGCCCAGTAAGGCAAACTCCAGCATGGTACTGCGGGCAAGCAACGACTGCTGACCGCCCAGGGTGCGAAGCAAAGCGCCCTCCCGCTGACGATCCCGCAGGGTGGCGCTGACCACCGCCGCCATGACCACCAGAGCCGCCGCCAGGATTAACGCTAGAATGGCTTCAATGGCCTGGGTAACCTGGCGCACAATCTGCTGGATACGCTCGATGATATGGTCGATCTCCAGTACCGAGACGGTCGGGAACTGGCGTGAAAACTCGTTCAGCGCCACTTTGTTACCCTCATCCAGATGGAAACTGGTAATCCAGGTGCCAGGCATATCCGTCAGCCCACCGCCCGGCGGGAAGGCCATATAGAAGTTGGGTTTCATGCTGTCCCATTGCACCGTACGAATGCTGGTGACCGGCTCTGTGACTGTTTCCGAACCAATGGTGAAGGTCAGGCGATCCCCCATGACCAGCCCCATACGTTCCGCCAGCTCTGCCTCAACCGACACACCGATGGTGTCGCCGGGGGCAAACCACTCGCCGGCGACAATCTCATTATCTTCAGGCAGCTCCGCCATCCAGGTCAGGTTCAGCTCACGGTTCAGGGCACCAATGCGTTCATCCTTGCTCACGGCCTCCAGCACTGGC from the Marinobacter sp. LQ44 genome contains:
- a CDS encoding iron-containing alcohol dehydrogenase, which produces MTNKYYEFFCPVKVIAGKAALEHIPFELTGLAAKRPMIVTDKGVRAAGLLDPVIAACEESGLEVVSIYDDVPPDSSTTVVRDIATVYRKEKCDSIIAVGGGSAIDTGKAVNILVSEGGDDIAKYSGAGILKHPLKPFFVVPTTAGTGSEVTSVAVITDEKKGAKLPFTSSFLLPNAAIIDPRMTLTLPPHITAATAMDAMTHAVEAFTCMAKNPLSDAYATAAIKKVSQSLLAVMDNPKDENGRLELAQASTMAGIAFSNSMVGLVHSLGHATGAICHLPHGLCMSLYLPYVLEFNIESIREPLGELLLYLEGPEVYSATPAARRAEASISAIRKLRDALHKRCELPRTLKETGKVLESQLEAIAEMALDDGSIMFNPREVTKEDALAVLRRAWA
- a CDS encoding DUF599 domain-containing protein, which encodes MGYYLELIALFWFLVCWVGYTWYSRNRASTRACLSNTLDMYREDWMRVMLKRENRISDASVVGNLERNGAFFASSCLLILAGIITALGYTREAMEVFATMPFSPVPTREIWELRLVVLLVVFVYAFFKFTWSMRMYNFVAVMIGSAPLPDDTKTSPAAREAFARSAGNICNLAGDAFNLGLRSYYYALAVVAWFIHPMVFIAASTLVVVVLYRREFQSDALAALRAGKVFEEPVPGKQAAETTPKS
- a CDS encoding substrate-binding periplasmic protein, which produces MKDLLSRASLFSRRSLAILTASLCLSMAAHSGEDQSGTFRFNISPNGYPPYLIVDGEKPSGIMWDVVALIVPRLGYDLEFMKIPRKRVDQMLADGFLDGTPRAIEWTEKPEQYLFTNPVVHVEEVFFFANGAEFEYNHPSDLFGKTVVTHLGYMYPALDSYFESEQIRRFDVSRDRDMFRFLLHGERFDTALADRLVGQWILKTEGMAEHFSSSETAISQYGFRIMVRPEWTEFVQAFNEELQRVRENGELQAILANYR
- a CDS encoding M48 family metalloprotease, which translates into the protein MFLAIAGCAVNPVTGKKQLSLIPESQELALGAEHYTPTQQTQGGQFYLDPELTVYVREVGMKLARVSDRPDLPYEFVVLNSSVPNAWALPGGKIAINRGLLVKFEDEAQLAAVMGHEIVHAAARHSVQRMQQGMLISAGVAGLGFALSDNEWAGLIMGGAAVGAQLALAQYSQGDELESDHYGIRYMKAAGYDPQAAVELQELFLELSQGRQTSWLDGMFATHPPSARRVRENQALASELGTGGFRGRDIYQRRIALLKELQPAYDAHDKAMELASKGDMKAALDSINKAIELEPREAMFFALRGRIYKEQKQTEKAQADFDKAVSLYPEMFQYQLYNGLNSLAMNNLDKARGHLERANQVVPTSIAYLRLGDIASRQNRRNDAIGHYSKAAEAGGDVGEEAKRKLADLSQ